The sequence below is a genomic window from Xyrauchen texanus isolate HMW12.3.18 chromosome 46, RBS_HiC_50CHRs, whole genome shotgun sequence.
GCACTTTTATAATCTTTAAGCttataaaaatgactaaattagCTTAATATCATTAGAAGAATAAAGCATGTTAGATATAATTAATgtgatttcataaaaaaaaaaaacaaggcttaATTACTAACTATTTTGGATGACTTTACATGATTTAAGGaaattccataaaataaaaaaaagctgtaaatactaaataattttgatgattttacatgatttatttaaggagatttaataataaaaaagaatgatTGAAAAGTTCTTAAAAAGGATTACGTGTAATATTGTTTccatacttttttaagtagttatcACATAATACTTTTTAGAGTGTGCTTCAATGTGGTGTTGCTGTACCACATTGTACACATTTGTGACTTAGTGAGTAGTTTTCCAGTTTTATTTTTAGTGCATGCAgacttataataaaaaaaatagatatacaaTGAACTGTGATGCAGTTTATTATGCTTTATTGTAATCATAATCAATTTCATTACAATTTTGTAtcattatacaaatacaaatatgtatcattatattttgcattattaaaGAGCATAAAGAAAGAAGAAATTAATCTCAAAATGACCCCGGtcccagtatgttttattttatttttatgtaagaaAAATATTATCATTAGAGTAAACCATACACCTAAATtaaaaaagtgaataaaatattatGGCTTTAATAATGGTTGCCATTTAAATGTCTCACACAGTTTAAATCATCAGTATTGTAATTTTCTGTTATATATTTCTCAGCGTGACCGATTCAGTCATGTTCAAATCTGCAATAATCAAGTTAAGATCAGGCAGATATGAAACATGATCATTTATCCGTTAGTCTTCTGGTTTTCACACTCTGTAGGAGTGCATCTGCAGCTTTCAACATAGTCGTAGTGATAAAGGATCTCACTGTCATCGGGACACTTCAGCGTCACATTTTTACGGCTGGTTTTCTCCTCCCGGCAGCAAGAACAGCTGTGCATCATGGCATTCATTTGCATAGAATACCTGTGCAGGTTTACAAAAAAAACACCAGTCAGATGAATGTAAAAAGCTGGAAGTGATCTTACAGTGGATTCTGtgaaataattatactgtaattcaACTCTTTGACTGTACAGTTCATCAGATGTTTAAAAACATTGTATGTTTGTGATGAAATAGGTGCTCTTACATTGATTGGGTGTCACAGTGGCCACTGCAGGATGTCAGTTCAATAGCCCCAATGGATTTACAATTATTTGCAGTCACATTGGTGGTGTTCTGCACTAGAACGCAGTTCTTGGGCTCACCTAAAGGAGGAAGGTAAGCTTGTGTCTGACTCTCTCATGAACAAAGTCTCATGCATTGTgttttatgtaaattatttaacATAAGTTAAATGCATAAACATGGTAGGGtggacataataataaaaattttttaaTCATGTATGTATATTTTGGGAAAGGAAACAATATCTTACAGATCTTGCAACACTGATTTATGTCATATCGCACCGTTCCCTGTAAAGACACAAGCAGagcaactgatttaaaaaaacaaaacaaaaaactggtaAAAGCTCTCAGAACAATTCACACAGCCAACTGAGCACTATGCGATTTTCCCAAAtgtattgtacattttttattgatttaacaCAAATTACGCATGACATATTTAATTTTCACAAACACTGCACACAAACTTCTCAACTTATTCAAATCTCAAAGCATTTACTCATCTTTCTTGAGAGTGCAAAATGAGTTACAGTATTTATATCAGAGTGTCCAAGATGGTCTTTGCCATACATTGAAAGTTAAGGGTGAACATAGTTTTCAAGCAAATGGCTTTCATTTCTGCATCGTCCATTCATGAACTTGACGCCCCGACAGTAACAGCCTTgcaaaatacaatacaaacagaCCAAGTGTGTCATGTGTGGAGCTCGAGCTTCAGAGATTTTACTTACAGGTTTACAGTCATCTTGATTAAAGTAAGGGCAGTCTTTTTAGTCTCAAATATCACAAATGAGCCATTAATTTCATGGCAGGTAACAGTTGTACAATTTTCGATGTACTCTTCTCCGTCCTAAACAAAAGAATAGACAGGCTACATTAGGACCGGAAGAACAGAGAAGATTCTTTGTTAATATGAAAGTGTGAAGAAAAGTAAATgagagttttaaaaatgtaccttGAGAACATGGCTGGTGTTGTCTTTggcataataaacacattttattggcTTACATGTTCCACAGCAGTCTTCTAATTGTTTCACATATTCAGAACCCTTGGAATgcaaaaacaagttttaaaagtCCATTTGCAGCTTCAGGGCATTTTCAAATCTTAGACTTTTGAGAACTACCTTTTAAAAGTATCGAGGAAAGAGCAAGAGTTGATGGTGAAAGAGAAGGGGACAGGATGGTGAGACATGATGTTAGAGAGAGATTTGACACTAATTAAATAAGAAGCAATTTAATTAACACTGGTGTGAATCGTGGTCTATAATTAAAAGATCTACAGAGGCTTcagtatcaacaacaacaaaaagaaggGAGAGGGATGTCATTGGTTAACAAGCCACAATGTTGCTGGTCTACAAGAAGGGAACATCACAATCTGAGTGTGcaatgttgcatttttaaaaactTCCTCAGTGGTTACAACAGCACAGTACTTATAAATATACTTTCAGAAATGAAGTACCTGTGTCTATGATAGTGATAATTGTTTTTAAggaattgaaatgtgtaaatttaGCAAAGAAAAACTGCAATACATCAGAAAACAACAGCCgtacaaaatacaatacaaacagaCCAAGTGTGTCATGTGTGGAGCTCGAGCTACAGAGATTTTACTTACAGGTTTACAGTCATCTTGATTAAAGTAAGGGCAGTCTTTTTAGTCTCAAATATCACAAATGAGCCATTAATTTCATGACAGGTAACAGTTGTACAATTATCGATGTACCCTTCTCCGTCCTAAACAAAAGAATAGACAGGCTACATTAGGACGGAAGAACAGAGAAGATTCTTTGTTAATATGAAAGTGTGAAGAAAAGTAAATgagagttttaaaaatgtaccttGAGAACATGGCTGGTGTTGTCTTTggcataataaacacattttattggcTTACATGTTCCACAGCAGTCTTCTATTTGTTTCACATATTCAGAACCCTTGGAATgcaaaaacaagttttaaaagtCCATTTGCAGCTTCAGGGCATTTTCAAATCTTAGACTTTTTGAGAACTACCTTTTAAAAGTATCGAGGAAAGAGCAAGAGTTGATGGTGAAAGAGAAGGGGACAGGATGGTGAGACATGATTTTAGAGAGAGATTTGACACGAATTAAATAAGAAGCAATTTAATTAACACTGGTGTGAATCGTGGTCTATAATTAAAAGATCTACAGAGGCTTcagtatcaacaacaacaaaaagaaggAGAGGGATGTCATTGGTTAACAAGCCACAATGTTGCTGGTCTACAAGAAGGGAACATCACAATCTGAGTGTGcaatgttgcatttttaaaaactTCCTCAGTGGTTACAACAGCACAGTACTTATAAATATACTTTCAGAAATGAAGTACCTGTGTCTATGATAGTGATAATTGTTTTTAAggaattgaaatgtgtaaatttaGCAAAGAAAAACTGCAATACATCAGAAAACAACAGCCgtacaaaatacaatacaaacagaCCAAGTGTGTCATGTGTGGAGCTCGAGCTACAGAGATTTTACTTACAGGTTTACAGTCATCTTGATTAAAGTAAGGGCAGTCTTTTTTAGTCTCAAATATCACAAATGAGCCATTAATTTCATGACAGGTAACAGTTGTACAATTATCGATGTACCCTTCTCCATCCTAAACAAAAGAATAGACAGGCTACATTAGGACGGAAGAACAGAGAAGATTCTTTGTTAATATGAAAGTGTGAAGAAAAGTAAATGAGAGTTTAAAAAATGTACCTTGAGAACATGGCTGGTGTTGTCTTTggcataataaacacattttattggcTTACATGTTCCACAGCAGTCTTCTAATTGTTTCACATATTCAGAACCCTTGGAATgcaaaaacaagttttaaaagtCCATTTGCAGCTTCAGGGCATTTTCAAATCTTAGACTTTTTGAGAACTACCTTTTAAAAGTATCGAGGAAAGAGCAAGAGTTGATGGTGAAAGAGAAGGGNNNNNNNNNNNNNNNNNNNNNNNNNNNNNNNNNNNNNNNNNNNNNNNNNNNNNNNNNNNNNNNNNNNNNNNNNNNNNNNNNNNNNNNNNNNNNNNNNNNNNNNNNNNNNNNNNNNNNNNNNNNNNNNNNNNNNNNNNNNNNNNNNNNNNNNNNNNNNNNNNNNNNNNNNNNNNNNNNNNNNNNNNNNNNNNNNNNNNNNNNNNNNNNNNNNNNNNNNNNNNNNNNNNNNNNNNNNNNNNNNNNNNNNNNNNNNNNNNNNNNNNNNNNNNNNNNNNNNNNNNNNNNNNNNNNNNNNNNNNNNNNNNNNNNNNNNNNNNNNNNNNNNNNNNNNNNNNNNNNNNNNNNNNNNNNNNNNNNNNNNNNNNNNNNNNNNNNNNNNNNNNNNNNNNNNNNNNNNNNNNNNNNNNNNNNNNNNNNNNNNNNNNNNNNNNNNNNNNNNNNNNNNNNNNNNNNNNNNNNNNNNNNNNNNNNNNNNNNNNNNNNNNNNNNNNNNNNNNNNNATCACACCATTTTGCTTTCTCTTTGAAAAGGCACTGTGGAAGATGACATTGGTGACAATGGCTGTGTTCCAATCAGTGAGTGCCCATGTGAGCACGATGGCACAATATACCAATCAGGAGAGTCATATACACAAGCATGTAAAACATGGTAAagaatttatcatttaaaattttaaaggggtcatagcATAAGGAATCAAAGAGTTTGTTCACACTTCTGGAACAATCAGATTTGTTCTCAAATCAGATATTTTAGACTGTTCAAAATGCAAGTTGCACGTGGACAGATCTGATTTTCTTTCTGTTCAGACTGCTGTCACTTTTGCTTGCACATCTACATACTATGTCATAGTAATGATGCAAACTTGCATATGTTCACCATGTTTTAGTGTTTAGCCATtgataatggtaaatggtctccACTTATATAGCAACTTTTTtgaaccttagaggttaccaaagcacttgaCACTGtatcccattcacccattcacacacacattcacactcacactcacactcatacacaaatggcggcagagctgccaggCAAGGCGCtagcttgccattgggagcaacttggggttcagtgtcttacccaaggacactttggcatgtgggcgGGAATCGAACCGTAAACTCTGCAAttagcagccaacccgctctaccacctgagccacagtcgccTCAGTAATGGTTTATTATGGGGGCAGtatccaaataaaaaaaagggaaatGTGGCATATGCGATGTTTGTTGCTTCTAGGGTTTATAACTGTCCGGTTTTaggccaaaaaaatattttttctgctTATGTAAACATAGCCACATTGCCTTTGATCTTTAAAGAGTTCAATGttctatgaaaacatactgtaacctCCAGAAGTCCAAAAATTCCATTTATTAAGACTATGCTAAAAATCAAATCTGGGTTGGAGCTGACAGCTGTAAATGCCACAAATTAC
It includes:
- the LOC127638065 gene encoding intestinal mucin-like protein, with translation MFSRIFSDGEGYIDNCTTVTCHEINGSFVIFETKKDCPYFNQDDCKPGTVRYDINQCCKICEPKNCVLVQNTTNVTANNCKSIGAIELTSCSGHCDTQSMYSMQMNAMMHSCSCCREEKTSRKNVTLKCPDDSEILYHYDYVESCRCTPTECENQKTNG